The genomic region TGGCGGTAGGTGGCTATAGGGAGGTACGGTCTGGCGGTAGGTGGCTATAGGGAGGTACGGTCTGGGGATAGGTGGCTATAAGGAGGTACGGTCTGGGGATAGGTGGCTATAGGCTGGTATGAGGTATAGGGAGGTACGGTCTGGCGGTAGGTGGCTATAAGGAGGTACGGTCTGGGGATAGGTGGCTATAAGGAGGTACGGTCTGGGGATAGGTGGCTATAAGGAGGTACGGTCTGGGGATAGGTGGCTATAAGGAGGTACGGTCTGGGGATAGGTGGCTATAGGCTGGTATGAGGTATAAGGAGGTACGGTCTGGCGGTAGGTGGCTATAGGGAGGTACGGTCTGGGGGACAGGGTACTATAAGGGCCTGGTATGGGGCCGGGGATGCTTTGTACAGTAAGAACAGCTGCTAGTTATTGCTCTCTGTTGTCACCCGTTTCTCAGGCCCCGCCCCTCATCGGGTCctcctgacctctggccttgGGGACAGTCTCCTTGCTGAGACAGAGATGTGAGGCTTGGCTGTTGTCACACAACATGGCGTCCACTCAAGGTAACCCAACTCCTGAAGCCTTGAGGAGTGAGCAATGGCTGCTGCTCCACCTGCACGGCCTCCACAGATGGAGAAGACGGGTGTGTTCACTGATGGGACAGTCGATGGTTTTGCACAATTCAGTTTCTGTTGCACACCGGGCGGACAGGGTGTCGGGGGTAAATGATGGGGAATATAGTATATATACACTTCACCGGGCACCTTAACATGCTTGACCACATCTCTGCCACCAGGAGGCGCTGCATGGGTCAGAGGTCTAGGAGCACAAAGCTAATAAAGGTCGATACAGAACCCCTGGTGCTATGCTGGATGACTTGTCATTGGTGGGCGCCGGGTGGAGCGCCGATGCTGCGCCAAAAAGGTGTAAAATTTACTCATGAGCGTTCCGGCTCCTCTCCTGAAACACTTTGTGCTGCTTAGGAGGCTTCTTGCTCCTCCCACATGGCAGTATTCTGCACGTCTTCCATGTTTTTACACGCACTACTGGATTTGGTGTCTACATACTGACCAGAATACTGCTGTGCGCCAgacatactctgtgctgctgtgaacATTGTACGTGTCACATTCCTTCACCCCTCTGTCCCTTTATGTATAGCGCTGCTTTCCTGCATTACAAATATGGTATCTAACCACACACTCCTGCAATGACATCACTAACCTGGTATTGAGCCAGTCCCCTGCAATGACATCACTAACCTGGTATTGAGCCACTCCCCCGCAATGGCATCACTAACCTGGTATTGAGCCACTCCCCCGCAATGACATCACTAACCTGGTATTGAGCCACTCCCCCGCAATGACATCACTAACCTGGTATTGAGCCACTCCCCCGCAATGACATCACTAACCTGGTATTGAGCCACTCCCCCGCAATGACATCACTAACCTGGTATTGAGCCACTCCCCCGCAATGACATCACTAACCTGGTATTGAGCCACTCCCCCGCAATGACATCACTAACCTGGTATTGAGCCACTCCCCCGCAATGACATCACTAAACCTGGTATTGAGCCACTCCCCCGCAATGACATCACTAACTTGGTATTGAGCCACTCCCCCGCAATGGCATCACTAACCTGGTATTGAGCCACTCCCCCGCAATGACATCACTAACCTGGTATTGAGCCACTCCCCCGCAATGACATCACTAACTTGGTATTGAGCCACTCCCCCGCAATGGCATCACTAACCTGGTATTGAGCCACTCCCCCGCAATGACATCACTAACCTGGTATTGAGCCACTcccccacaatgacatcactAACTTGGTATTGAGCCACACCCTCCCACAAAATGATATCATTAATCTGGTATTGAGCCACCCCCCCTGCAAAGACATCACTAACCTAGTATTGAGCCACGCCCCTGCAATGACATCACTAACCTGGTATTGAGTCACACCCCCCACAATTACATCACTAACCTGGTTTTGAACCCCCCCCAATGAGATCACTAACCTGGTATTGAGCCACTCCCCCATAATGACATCACTGTCACCTGTAGGTATATTTAGGAGAGCAATGGCCTGTAAGTCCAGGAGGCTGGAGAAGTGAGTGTAAGCTCTGCAGGTTCTCCATCACGGCGGCTGCTGCGGATTCTACAGTGCCTCAGGAGGAGGCGCCGGCGGCTCCTCAATCATCACAAGTCACACTTCATTTAAAATAGTTTATTCTCATTGGAAAATAGACATCAGCTTTGAAAAATGTCAGAAAATAAATCTACGCGGGTTTAACAGTCTGAGATCCGGAGGACGGGAGGCGCCAGACACGCAGGAAGGAGGAATACTGTGCCGCcagatacaaaaatatatatatatgtgcgtcTATATACAGACGTGACCGATGGATGACGAGTCTGACATGAGCACAGAGACAAGACGGAGGCGCCCACATGTGAGGCCACGCCCTGAGCGAGACACAGGACTGTACCACCACACAGACAGGAGGAAAACGGATCACACAGACCACAAGCGGGGGAGGGGTACAGAGCGACAAGCGGGAAACAGTCAACAAACACCAGAGAACGATCAAACGCCAGCACCAGAGCTCTGGAAATCCGGCAGAGGTGGGTTACCCGGCGCCGTCAGCTCCAACCAAGACATGGCCGAGAAGAGGGACGATGCCGCCCTCAGGAGACCCCAAATGTGACCGCCCTCTCCGCACCCATCCCCCTGACTCCCGCCTGCCATTCATGTGCTTTACCCATCCCCCTCTGCGCTGGGTAACCCACCTCCTGTAGTGCACAACCGTCATGGCTGGGCCTGGGTATCTGGATATACTGTAAGGTAATGGccgcagcccatagacttcccgGGCTAGTTCAGTAAGTTGCCCTGTTCCTGTGCCCGGGTCAGGCTGTCCTTCCGGTGCAGATGGTGCACTCCCATTCGCTTGGGGCTTCGGTGCGGGCGGCCACTGGGAGGTTTCTCCTTGAACATCTCTGTGCCTTCCTGCTCTACGTGAGGCTCAAGAATATGATCTTCcagttcctgctcctcctcaatGTCTTCGGGCAGAGATGGCGGTGGCTCCAGcaggtcatcctcctcctcgtctgcGGCTCCAGACAGAAGGTCCTGGGCCTCTTCCTTGGAGAATTGTCTGCCGTACTCATTGGGGAGTTGCCCCCTCTTTGTGCCGCTGTTCTCCTTCTCGGAGCTGGACTCCCGGCTGCTCATCCAGCTGTTCCCAGAGGTTTCCTGCTCAGAGAAAGCCTGTGCCGCACGGCTCAGTTCTTGCATGGAGCGACTGAACCTCTGCTGCAGCTCCAGGGCCGTGTCCCGACAGAAGGACGTGCGATGGGCCAAAGAGCCCTCAGAACTGGGTGCCGCCTTATCAACAAACATCCTCTGCCAGTTAGCCAGCATGTCCTCCTCTGAGCTGGCAGAGCTGGGGGCTGCACTACTTAATGGAGATCGTGCAGGATTGTCAGCACTTCGTGCCCGCTGGGGGTAGCCGCCTGATGATGCTGGGCTATTTGGGACAGTGCGGTGCCTGTCAGGGCTCCCCTCCTCACCCTGCACCAAGCTGAGTGAGATGGCTTGCCTCGTGGCATAGGTACAGTTGGGCAGTGGACTGTTTTTGGGGATCCGCACCTTCTCATCAGAGAACTCGATAACCTTGCGTCCTGGGTACAGAGGGTGCGGAGGTGGAGGAGTTGGGTAAGGACTGAGTTTTTCAAAGGTTGGTGGATCTTCGGTGGCACTGTCTACACTGCCTTGCTTCTGGAGGACACCATTCTGTTGCTGACCAGACCCACTCATGTCTACATGCACAAAGACGTCCTCTGCTGTGGGGCCACTGCCGCTGCTGGACATCGCAGAGTTAAGAATAAGGGATTCTGGCTTCTCCAGAACACGAGCAATGATGGAGGTGGGCACCACATCCGAATAGGACAGACCAGGAGGGGGGGTGTCCTGACCGGAGACGGGAGAAGAGGCTGAGTTCTGGAGATGCTTACTGACCATGTCCTGAAGCTTGTATGGTAACTGTGAGAAGAAGGAAGACACGGGTCACTGAGGTCACACCGGTACCAGAAAACCCATCTACACATGGGAGCTAAGTACCGGCCCATCTAGGACACAGCACGTGGCCCACAGGGACCCGACGTGGCAAACCAGATAAAGACAAAAATACCACAACAATCAACACTAGAGTAACGTGACCGACACCTCCCCGGCACAACCGCAACTCAATACTCACATCTGCAAACTTGTGGTTCCTGAAGTGAGACTTGTTGCATTTGAGCAGCTGCACGGCGAGGTTACAGTCCTGTCTGTAGCGTTCCTGGTAAAGAGGAGACAAGTGTGACgcgttacatcctgcattatactccagagctgcactcactattctgctggtgcagtcactgtgtacatacattacttatcctgtactgatcctgagttacatcctgtattatactccagagctgcactcactattctgctggtgcagtcactgtgtacatacattacttatcctgtactgatcctgagtcacatcctgtattatcctccagagctgcactcactattctgctggtgcagtcactgtgtacatacattacttatcctgtactgatcctgagttacatcctgtattatcctccagagctgcactcactattctgctggtgcagtcactgtgtacatacattacttatcctgtactgatcctgagttacatcctgtattatactccagagctgcactcactattctgctggtgcagtcactgtgcacatacattacttatcctgtactgatcctgagttacatcctgtattatcctccagagctgcactcactattctgctggtgcagtcactgtgtacatacattacttatcctgtactgatcccgagttacatcctgtattatactccagagctgcactcactattctgctggtgcagtcactgtgcacatacattacttatcctgtactgatcctgagttacatcctgtattataccccagagctgcactcactattctgctggtgaagtcactgtgtacatacattacttatcctgtactgatcctgagttacatcctgtattataccccagagctgcactcactattctgctggtggagtcactgtgtacatacattacttatcctgtactgatcctgagttacatcctgtattatactccagagctgcactcactattctgctggtgcagtcactgtgtacatacattacttatcctgtactgatcctgagttacatcctgtattatactccagagctgcactcactattctgctggtgcagtcactgtgtacatacattacttatcctgtactgatcctgagttacatcctgtattatactccagagctgcactcactattctgctggtgcagtcactgtgtacatacattactgatcctgagttacatcctgtattataccccagagctgcactcactattctgctggtgcagtcactgtgtacatacattacttatcctgtactgatcctgagttacatcctgtattataccccagagctgccctcactattctgctggtgcagtcactgtgtacatacattacttatcctgtgctgatcctgagttacatcctgtattatactccagagctgcactcactattctgctggtgcagtcactgtgcacatacattacttatcctgtactgaccctgagttacatcctgtattatactccagagctgcactcactattctgctggttgttATTTGAAACCATCATCAGGCTTGTAGACAGACTCCCCTATCAGCTCAGCTGTGCTCCGTGTTTTCCTACTGTACAGATCCTTGCTCATCCAAGAATGTAAATCGCCATAAGGAGGTTTGTGCAGATACAGAATAAGTACTGGGAGATTTCGGCTCTGAAGCTGAAGAATTGGCACCTTGTGTTGAATGTTGAATTAACTACAGCCCCGTTTCCGGAGAAGCACAGTTTCTCTGACTGGAGTTGGCTTCTGGATTATGCAACTGAGAACCAAGGCTGGACATATCCAAAGCGC from Bufo gargarizans isolate SCDJY-AF-19 unplaced genomic scaffold, ASM1485885v1 fragScaff_scaffold_416_pilon, whole genome shotgun sequence harbors:
- the TJAP1 gene encoding tight junction-associated protein 1, translated to MVSKHLQNSASSPVSGQDTPPPGLSYSDVVPTSIIARVLEKPESLILNSAMSSSGSGPTAEDVFVHVDMSGSGQQQNGVLQKQGSVDSATEDPPTFEKLSPYPTPPPPHPLYPGRKVIEFSDEKVRIPKNSPLPNCTYATRQAISLSLVQGEEGSPDRHRTVPNSPASSGGYPQRARSADNPARSPLSSAAPSSASSEEDMLANWQRMFVDKAAPSSEGSLAHRTSFCRDTALELQQRFSRSMQELSRAAQAFSEQETSGNSWMSSRESSSEKENSGTKRGQLPNEYGRQFSKEEAQDLLSGAADEEEDDLLEPPPSLPEDIEEEQELEDHILEPHVEQEGTEMFKEKPPSGRPHRSPKRMGVHHLHRKDSLTRAQEQGNLLN